A window of the Pecten maximus chromosome 19, xPecMax1.1, whole genome shotgun sequence genome harbors these coding sequences:
- the LOC117317862 gene encoding uncharacterized protein LOC117317862, with product MASFLDVRVWMIVIGSFGIALGFYGPMFQQCARYCSKDPPEVSGAINVCVKGWDNCTYCKFYTNNCPDIQECQNKAVPIPSHGDRCMICPGVACVYNGHAYFAHEMFDSVDGVNKCMCLRGGKVRCDKFHLGLPMSFCS from the exons ATGGCATCCTTCCTCGATGTTCGCGTGTGGATGATAGTAATCGGAAGCTTCGGAATTGCTC TTGGCTTTTATGGGCCAATGTTCCAGCAGTGCGCGAGGTACTGTTCCAAAGATCCACCTGAGGTCAGTGGAGCCATAAACGTCTGTGTCAAAGGATGGGACAACTGTACCTACTGCAAATTCTATACTAACAACTGCCCCGATATCCAAGAATGTCAAAATAAAGCTGTGCCTATTCCATCGCATGGAGATCGCTGTATGATCTGTCCAG gtGTAGCTTGTGTCTACAACGGCCACGCGTACTTTGCACACGAAATGTTCGATTCGGTTGATGGAGTAAACAAATGTATGTGTCTGAGGGGCGGGAAAGTGAGATGTGACAAATTCCACCTGGGACTGCCTATGTCATTCTGTTCGTAA